From the genome of Bifidobacterium asteroides, one region includes:
- a CDS encoding HAD-IIA family hydrolase → MTVFLKGTGDAPAKTYHLALLDLDGVVYRGADPVEHAAEGIDRAQTLGMRMAYTTNNASRFPHVVADQLRGFGLTLDDGQVITSAVVAARMLRRHLQEGARVLVIGSDHLRDQIRLNGMVPVNKAADKPEAVIQAWYPELSWQDLAQAAFAIENGARYFTTNKDQTLPREGGMAPGNGAMLQPVILATGKQPEDSAGKPESAMYDEARQLLTDSQEKSLDIGRCLPVGDRLDTDIEAANRGGYDSMLVLTGVARTPAILTAPAKLRPTYLAEDLRGLTAPQPQPSKEADQTWHCGGQTAKVDDDGHVTLHALDGGGDPLSDLDAVRACACALWEYQDRGGDMDALDLPAFVVGA, encoded by the coding sequence GTGACCGTATTCCTCAAAGGAACTGGCGACGCTCCGGCAAAGACCTATCATCTGGCACTGCTTGACCTGGATGGGGTGGTCTACCGGGGTGCTGACCCTGTTGAGCATGCGGCCGAGGGCATCGACCGCGCTCAGACGCTCGGCATGCGCATGGCCTACACCACCAACAATGCATCCCGGTTTCCCCATGTAGTGGCCGATCAGCTGCGCGGGTTCGGTCTGACCCTGGACGATGGCCAGGTCATCACCTCGGCCGTAGTCGCCGCACGAATGCTACGCCGACACCTGCAGGAGGGAGCCAGGGTGCTCGTCATTGGATCCGATCATCTACGTGATCAGATCCGCCTTAACGGAATGGTGCCGGTAAACAAGGCCGCAGATAAGCCAGAGGCCGTCATTCAGGCCTGGTATCCCGAGCTGAGCTGGCAGGACCTGGCCCAGGCCGCCTTTGCCATCGAAAACGGTGCACGCTACTTCACTACCAACAAGGATCAGACCCTGCCCCGCGAAGGTGGCATGGCGCCCGGGAATGGGGCTATGCTCCAACCGGTGATTCTGGCTACTGGCAAGCAGCCGGAGGACTCGGCCGGCAAGCCGGAATCGGCCATGTACGACGAGGCACGGCAGCTGTTGACCGACAGCCAGGAGAAGAGCTTGGACATCGGCCGGTGCCTGCCTGTGGGCGATCGTCTGGACACCGACATCGAGGCAGCCAACCGGGGCGGGTACGACTCAATGCTCGTCCTGACGGGTGTGGCCCGAACACCTGCCATTCTGACTGCACCGGCCAAGTTGCGGCCTACCTATCTGGCTGAAGACCTGCGCGGCCTGACTGCACCACAACCCCAGCCCAGTAAGGAGGCCGACCAGACCTGGCACTGCGGCGGCCAAACCGCAAAGGTGGATGATGACGGGCATGTGACTCTGCATGCTCTTGATGGTGGCGGCGACCCCCTGTCCGATCTGGATGCTGTGCGGGCCTGCGCCTGTGCGCTCTGGGAGTACCAGGATCGTGGCGGAGACATGGACGCGCTGGATCTGCCCGCCTTCGTCGTCGGGGCATAG